Sequence from the Streptomyces peucetius genome:
TGGCGTTCCACGACACGACCCTGGACCGGGTGACCGACGCCCGGGGCCGTATCGCGGCACTGCCGTGGAGCGAGGTGCGTAAGGCGAGGGTCGCGGGCCGCGAGCCGGTGGCGCTGTTCGAGGAACTGCTCGAGGAGTTCCCCGAGGCCCGCTGGAACGTGGACCTGAAGGCGGAGTCCGCCCTCGCGCCGCTGGTGGAACTGATCCGACGGGCGGACGCCTGGGACCGGGTGTGTGTCGGCTCGTTCTCCGAGGGCCGGGTCGCGCGGGCGATGCGTCTGGCGGGTCCGCGGCTTGCGACCTCGTACGGGGTGCGCGGTGTGCTCGGTCTGCGTCTCGGCTCGTACGGGATACCCGCGGCGGTCCGCGGCGGCGCGGTGTGCGCCCAGGTACCGGAGGCACAGGGCGGCATACGGGTGGTGGACCAGCGCTTCGTGCGGGCGGCCCACGCGCGGGGGCTGCAGGTCCATGTGTGGACGGTGAACGACGCCGAGCGGATGGCCGCGCTCCTGGACCTTGGCGTGGACGGCATCATGACCGATCATCTTGAGACGTTGCGCACGGTGCTGACCGCCCGGGGCGTGTGGAGCTGATCCGGCGCGTCTGCGACGGCACGAGCGAGGGGGCGCGGGGTGACGGCGGACACCGCTGACCGCACCGGAGACACCGGCGGGGACGAAGGCACGGCCGCGCGCAGACGCGAGCAACGCGGCTGGTACTTCTACGACTTCGCGTGCTCCGTCTATTCGACGAGCGTCCTCACCGTGTTCCTCGGCCCCTATCTGACGTCGGTGGCGAAGGCGGCGGCCGACGCCGAGGGCTTCGTGCACCCGCTGGGCATCCCGGTGCGGGCCGGGTCGGTCTTCCCGTACGCGGTGTCCGTCTCGGTGGTGCTCGCCATCCTGGTCATGCCGCTGGCGGGGGCGACGGCGGACCGCCGCGGCAGGAAGAAGCCGCTGCTCGCCACCGCCGCGTACGTGGGGGCCGCGGCGACGGTCTGCATGTTCTTCCTCGACGGCGACCGTTATCTGCTGGGCGCGTTCCTGCTGATCGTCGCGAATGCCTCGCTGGCCGTGTCGATGGTCCTCTACAACGCCTATCTGCCGCAGATCGCGGCACCCGACGAGCGCGACGCGGTGTCGTCGCGCGGCTGGGCCTTCGGCTACACGTCGGGGGCACTGGTGCTGGTGCTGAACCTGGTCCTCTACTCGGGCCACGAGTCCTTCGGGCTGTCGGAGGGGGACGCGGTCCGCATCTGTCTGGCCTCCGCGGGCCTGTGGTGGGGCGCCTTCACGCTCATTCCGCTGCGGCGGCTGCGGGACCGCAGCATCGCGCCGTCCGGGGAGGGCGCCGTCGGCTCGGGCTGGCGGCAACTGCTCGCGACCCTGCGCGACATGCGCCGGCACCCCCTGACGCTGTCGTTCCTGCTCGCCTATCTCGTCTACAACGACGGCGTGCAGACGGTCATCTCGCAGGCGTCCGTCTACGGCTCCGAGGAGCTGGACCTCGACCAGACCACCCTGATCACGGCCGTGCTGCTGGTGCAGGTCCTGGCCGTGGCGGGCGCCCTGGGGATGGGCCGGCTGGCCCGCGTGCACGGCGCGAAGCGCACCATCCTCGGCTCGCTGGCCGTCTGGACGCTGATCCTGGCAGCGGGGTACTTCCTGCCCGCGGGCGAGCCGGTGTGGTTCTACTGCCTGGCGGCGGGCATCGGACTGGTCCTCGGCGGCAGCCAGGCCCTGTCGCGGTCACTGTTCTCGCATCTGGTGCCGCGCGGCAAGGAGGCGCAGTACTTCTCGGCGTACGAGATGAGCGACCGGGGCCTGAGCTGGCTCGGGCCGCTCGTGTTCGGCCTGGCGTACCAGGTGACGGGCAGCTACCGGGACGCGATCATCTCGTTGGTGATCTTCTTCGTACTGGGATTCGTGCTGCTCGCAAGGGTCCCGGTGAGGCATGCGGTCGCCGCGGCGGGGAACCCGGTACCGGACCGGATTTAGACGCCTGAGTAAAAGGCCGGTAGTGTACGCCTTTGGCTTGCCAGGCGGACCGTTACTGCGTGCTGGAATAGTGAAATCAGTGGGTGACACTTTCTGTCAGAAGTGACAAACCGGGCACTGGTGGGTACCCCAACCAATGGCAAAGCAGCGGCACGACGGGCGACGCATGACCCGGAACGGGAATCTTTACCGCCGACCGGACGTTGACCGGATGACGACGACAGCGACACCTGTCCTGTGGGCGACAAGCCCGGGAGGCACGATTCATGAGTGAGCGAGCTCTCCGCGGCACGCGACTTGTGGTTACCAGCTACGAGACGGACCGCGGCATCGACCTGGCTCCGCGCCAGGCGGTGGAGTACGCATGCCAGAACGGACATCGTTTTGAGATGCCGTTCTCGGTCGAGGCGGAAATTCCGCCGGAGTGGGAGTGCAAGGCGTGCGGCGCCCAGGCACTCCTCGTTGACGGGGACGGCCCCGAGGAGAAGAAGGGCAAGCCGGCGCGTACGCACTGGGACATGCTGATGGAGCGGCGCACCCGCGAGGAGCTGGAGGAGGTCCTGGCCGAGCGGCTTGCGGTCCTTCGTTCCGGCGCCATGAACATCGCGGTGCACCCGCGCGACAGCCGGAAGTCCGCGTAGCGCGCGCAGGCGCGCGAAGCGACGTAAGCGTCAGACAGAGCCGCGGGTCGGCCACACCTCGTGTGGGCCGGCCCGCGGCTCTGTCACGCCCGGGGGCGGGGCGGGGAGGGGAACGGCTCGCGCAGCGGGCTTGTCAGGGGGTCAGCGGCGGGCGCGGGCCGGTGTCGTCGCGGCGGTCCGTGCCGGTGTCGCGGATGACCTCACCCGGGACGACCTTGCCGTCCGGGCGGTGCATACGGGCCTGTTGGAACGCGTTGCCCAGGCCGCCGTCGGGCATCGCCGTGTTCATCCGCCGCTCCAGGGAGCGTTCGGCGAGCCGGCCGAGGCGGGTACGGACCGGCGGAAGCAGAAGCAGCAGGCCCGCCGCGTCGGAGATGACACCCGGCAGCATCAGCAGCAGTCCGCCGAGCATGAGCAGCCCGTTCCCCTCGCCCCGCGCGGGGGCGGCGGACGGCGCGGGCCCCTGGCCCGTCTGCTGCTGCAGGGTCCGCGTGAGGTTCGCGAAGGCCCGCCGCCCGGCCCGCTTGATCACCACGGCTCCGAGCACCCCGGCGCCGACCAGCAAGGCGAGAACGGCGAAGCCGCTCGCCGCGTCCGCGACGACGGTGAGGAGCCAGATCTCGAGGACCAGCCAGGCGGCCACGGCGAGGGGGACGAAGGTGCGGGCGCGGGAGCGCCTGCGGGCGGGCGGGGGCGTTGCGCCGGTCGTCATGTTCCCAGTGTGCCTGGGCGCCCGCCGGAGCGGCGTAAGGGGGGCGTCAGGAAGATCGTGGGGGCCTGGGCCCCGGAGACCTGCGGCCGAGGACGCGGCCGGCCCGCTCCCCCACACCCCAGGCGGTGACGCGCCAGAGCGCCTCGACGACGATGTCCCTGCTCATCTTCGAGTCGCCGTGCTCACGCTCGACGAAGGTGATCGGGACCTCGACGACGTGGAAGCCCGCGGCCACGGCGCGCCGGGCGAGGTCGACCTGGAAGCAGTAGCCCTGCGAGGCGACGTCACCGAGCCCGAGGCCCTCGAGGGTCTCGGCGCGGAAGGCGCGGAAGCCTCCGGTGATGTCCCGCAGGGGGACGCCGAGCAGCAGCCGCGAGTACGTGCTGCCGCCCCGGGAGAGGAACTCCCGGTGCTTCGGCCAGTTGACGACACGCCCTCCGGGCACCCACCGGGACCCGAGCACGAGGTCGGCGCCCTTCAGTGCGGTCAGCAGTCTGGGCAGTTCCTCGGGCTGGTGGGAGCCGTCGGCGTCCATCTCGACGAGGACGCCGTAGCCGTGTTCGATGCCCCAGCGGAAACCGGCGAGGTAGGCCGCGCCGAGCCCTTCCTTGCCCTTGCGGTGCAGGACGTGCACCTGCTCGTCCTGGGCGGTGAGCTCGTCGGCGATCTTTCCGGTGCCGTCGGGGCTGTTGTCGTCGGCGACGAGCACGTCCGCGTCCGGTACGGCGGTGCGGACCCGGGACACGATCGCGCTGATGTTCTCGGCCTCGTTGTAGGTCGGGACGATCACCAGGGTCCTGCCGAGCGGGCCGTACCGCCTCCCCTGGGGTCCGCCATGGGGAACCGCACCACCGTCGTTCACTGCTGCCCCTTAAAGTCCGTACGCAGAGCCCAACCATAGCGAGGTCGCGGCTCGCGCTCGCAGCGACACTGATCTTCACGGGAGAGGGGGGAGCGGTCCGGCCACGGACGCAGCGGATCGGGCCCGGCGTCCTTCGGGCCGACCTGGGGCCCGCTGGCTGCGGGTCGACCGAGAGCCGTTGTCTACTGAACGCCGGGCCCCACCCGGGTCGCACCTGCCGACCGGCTGAAGCCTTCCCTCTGCCCCCGAGGCGCGGGCGCTGAACCTGGCTCCCAGTGACGGTGTGCCGGTGCGGCACACCACCCCATGACCCAGCGGCGTTCGACGACTTGCGTGGAGGTTGCCGGTCGGACGTTCTTCGGTGGACTGGCCCGAACCTACCGGCCGGTGGGCGCTCGCTGTCAACAGTTGCCTGATCAGCGACAATTAACGGAACCTCCAGGTCAGACGGGAAGATCCGCAGGTCGAGGCGGAACGGTGGGAGTATCCGGCAGGGGTGCGAAATGTCCCTACGTCACCCGTTCGGTCCCTCGAAGACGGTGCGTCCGCCGACCACGGTCCGCAGGCAGACGGGCAGTTCTGCGCCAGGGCCGAGGTCGGGCAGGCCGGGGGTGCCGGAGCGCGGGTCGGTGGACCAGCGGGCGACCCGGTCGTCGGGGGCCTGGACCACCAGTTCGCCGGTGCGCCAGACCGCGTAGTCGGCCGGCGCGCCGGGGACGAGCACCCCGGCGTCGTCGCGTCCGACCGCGCGCCAGCCGCCACGCGTGTGGGCGGTGAAGGCGGCCCGCACCGAGACGCGGTGTTCGGGGGTCCGGTGGAAGGCGGCCGCGCGCACGGTGCCCCACGGGTCGAGCGGTGTCACCGGGCTGTCGGAGCCGAAGGCGAGCGGCACGCCGGCGCGCAGCAGCGCGGCGTACGGGTTGAGGGTGCGGGCCCGTTCGGCGCCGAGCCGCTGGGCGTACATGCCGTCCTCGCCGCCCCAGGCGGCGTCGAAAGCCGGCTGGACGGAGGCGGTGAGACCGAACTCGGCGAAGGCGGCGATGGTTTCGGGGGTGAGCATCTCGGCGTGCTCGACCCGGTGCCTCGCGGCGCGGACGCGGGCGATCCCGAGCCGGTCGGCGGCGGTTCGCACACCGTCGACGACGGCGCTCAGCGCGGCGTCGCCGATGGCGTGGAACCCGGCCTGCAGTCCGGCCTCCGTGCACGCGGCAACATGCGCGGCCACGGCCGCCGCGTCGAGGTGGGCGCTGCCCGTGGTGGTGGGGCTGTCGGCGTACGGCCTGTGCAGGCAGGCGGTGTGCGAGCCGAGGGAGCCGTCGACGAACAGGTCCCCGGCGGCGCCGGCGGCACCGAGTTCACGGATGCGCTCGGCGCCCTTCTCGCCGGTGACCTGCTCGGCCCAGTAGCCGACGACCCGCGGGCCGGGTTCCGCGCGGGCCAGCGCGAGGAGGGAGGTGAAGTCGTCCTCGTCGGAGATCTCGGGTCCCGCGCACTCGTGGACGCTGCCGATGCCGAGGGACGCGGCCCGGGCGAGCGCCGCCCGCTGCGCCTCCCGGCGCTGGGCGGGGGTGACGGCCGCGTGGGCGGCGGCGCGGACGGCGTGATGGGCGGCGGCGGTCAGCGGGGCGTCGGGGTGGAAGCCTGCGAGGCCTCTGACGCCGGGGACGAGGTCGAGCAGGGCGGTGGTGACGACCGCGGAGTGGACGTCGACGCGCGGGAGGTACAGGGGCCGCCCGCCGGCCGCCTCGTCGAGCTCCGCCCGGCTCGGGGGCCGCTGCTCGGGCCAGCGCGTGGCGTCCCAGCCGTGCCCGAGGAGCACCTGGCCGCCGGGATGCGCCGCGCTGTGCTCCCGTACGAGGCGCAGGGCGTCGGCGAGGGAACGGGCGCCGGAGAGGTCGAGGCCGGTGAGGGCGAGTCCCGTGGAGGTGGTGTGGACGTGCGCGTCGGTGAACGCCGGTGCGACCAGGGCGCCTTCGAGGTCGATGACCTCGTCGACACCCGTGGCGAAGGCGTCGGCGGCGCCCTCCGACCCCACCCAGGCGATGTGTCCCTTCTCGACGACCATCGCGGTGGCGAAGGGGTCGGCGGGGCTGTGGACTTCTCCACCGCGCAGCAGCACGGTGCGGTGTTCGCTCTGGGGGGCGGTGCTCTCGGTCATGGGACCAAGACTAGATACGCGGCGGGCGGGCCTCGTACGGGGTGGAGAGGACGACCGTCGTGCGGGTGGAGACGCCGGCCAGGGAGCGGATGCGGGTGAGCAGGTGTTCCAGCTCGAGGGGGGTGGCGACGCGCACCTTGAGGATGTAGTTCTCGTCGCCCGCGACGCTGTGGCACGCCTCGATCTCGGGGACGCCGGCGAGCCGGTCCGCGATGTCGTCCGGGGCGCTGGGGTCGAACGGCTTCACCGAGATGAAGGCGGTGAGCGGCAGCCCGACGGCCTCGGGGTCGACGACGGCCGCGTAGCCGCGGACGACGCCCCGCTGTTCCAGGCGGCGGACGCGCTGATGCACCGCCGAGGTGGACAGGCCGGTGGCCTTGCCCAGGTCGGTGTAGCTCATCCGCCCGTCCTTGACGAGCAAATCCACGATCTGACGATCCAGCTCCTCCATGCGGATCAACCTATTGCCACAGGTCGTCTCCGGCACAGTCCGGGACGGCCCGGAAGGACCCTTCCGGGGGCCATGTGACGAACACCACAGGTTTGCCGCCGGATGTGCCGTGACCCTACGGTTATCTGCCCCGCGCGATGGGCATTGCTTGCTGTGGTCGAGGCCACACGTGCCTGGTCGGCCCATCCGAGGGGGAGATTCTCCATGCAGAGCATCAAGACTGTGACGTCCAAGGGCGGCGGACGTACCGAACCGGAGCCCGTTGATCCGGCCGAGTCGGCGGACACGGACGTCCTGAGCGAGTACGACACCTTCGAGATGTACCGGGTGATCTGCCCGGACTGCGCGCAGCCGATCGCGCTGCTGGCGGACGAGGACGTCCTGCCCGAGCACGCGCTGTGCCCCACTCCGTGGAACCCGTTCGGGCTGACGGTGTGCTCGGGCACCGGGCGGGAGGCCTCCTCGGCCCGTCCCGCCGACGAGTCGCTGGAGCTCCAGGAGCAGGACACCGCACTGCTGCTGACGCTGCCCCAGGGACTGGACTGGCGCACCCAGCCGTTCTCCCACGTGGGCGGTCCGGGGTCGCGGCCGCTGAAGGCGCCGCCGCTGCGGCGGGCCGCCTGACAGAGGTGTCGTCCGGGCCCGCAGGCGTCACTGCCCCGGGCCCGTGGGGGTGAGCTCCGGAGGCCGGCGACGGCGTGTGCGCAGGCGCGCACGGCGCCCACGCGCCCTACCGGATGCGCCCGCGCCCGACCGGGTGCGGCAGGAGCGGGTAGTCCCTGCACTGGCGCTCGAATAGCCCCGGCGGTAACCGCTTGTGCGCGTGGCGCGTTGACCCGGCATGAGCCCGCACTCCGCGACCGCGCACGGCCGTCGGCGCCTCGTCGTGCCCGTCCGTGCCGTGTATGAAGAATCGGTTCTGCATCCGACCGATCCGCCGATCTACCGTGAGCTGCTCCAACTGTGGGCGAGCCGGGGCAGAACACTGCCGGGGCGCCGCGACCCCGAATGGATCGGACTCGCGGCGCCACTGGTCCCGAGCGCGCGGGTCAGCGCGTCTCAGGCCCGGCGAGGTGGCGGGCGATGACCATCCGCTGGATCTGGTTGGTGCCCTCGACGATCTGCAGCACCTTGGCCTCGCGCATGAAGCGCTCGACCGGGAAGTCCTGCGTGTAGCCGTAGCCGCCGAGGACCTGGACCGCGTCGGTGGTGACGCTCATCGCCGCGTCGGTGCAGAACAGCTTCGCCATGGCGGCCTGCTGCGAGAACGGCCGGCCCGCGTCCCGCAGCCGGGCCGCGGAGAGGTACAGCGCCCGGCCCGCCTCGATCCGGGTGGCCATGTCCGCGAGCATGAAGCGCAGGCCCTGGAAGTCGGCGATGGGACGGCCGAACTGCTTGCGCCCCGTGGCGTATTCGAGCGACTGGTCGAGGGCGGCCTGCGCGACGCCGATGGCGCAGGCGGCGATGCCGAGCCGGCCGGAGTCCAGGGCGGAGAGCGCGATGGCGAACCCCTGGCCCTCCTCGCCGAGACGCCGGGAGTCGGGGACGCGGACCCCGTCGAAGTGGAGCTGGGCGGTGGGCGAGCCCTTCATGCCCATCTTCTTCTCGGGCACGGCCGCGTTCAGCCCCTGCGCGTCCCCGGGAACCAGGAAGGCGGTGATGCCCCGCGGCCCCTCGGCGCCGGTGCGGGCCAGGACCGTGTAGAAGTCGGCCACGCCGCCGTGCGTGATCCAGGCCTTCGTCCCGGTGATCACCCAGTCGTCGCCGTCCCGGACCGCCTTCGTGCGCAGCGAGGCGGCATCGGAGCCGGAGGCGGGCTCGGAGAGGCAGTAGGCGCCGAGCAGACCGCCGCCGAGCATCGCGGGCAGGTGCTCGCTCTGCTGCTCCTTGGTGCCGTAACCGGCGAGCGCGTGACAGGCCAGGGAGTGGACGCTCACACCCAGGCCGACGGTGAGGCGGGCCGCCGCGAGCTCCTCGAGAACCTGGAGGTAGACCTCGTAGGGCTGGTCACCGCCGCCGAACTCGGAGTCGTAGGGGAGGCCGAGCAGTCCGGAGCCGGACAGGAGCGAGAAGACCTCACGCGGGAAGTGCCCGGCGTCCTCCTCCTCGGCCGCGCGGGGGGCGATCTCCCGCTGGACGATGTCGCGGACCAGGGTGATCAGATCCCTGGCCTCCTCGGTGGGCAGCTGACGGTCCACCGGCTGCGGGGCGCGGTCGGGCATTGCGGCGCTCTCCTCCCTGTCGGGCGCTGCGGCGGTCGCGCGCGATGGGGTGTGGGGCGCGCCGCCGGTTGTACTGCCAGGCCGATGGTGCCCTTCCGGATCACGAAAGAGGCTGGACAGCGGCGTGTGGCGCGTTGAGTATGCCCGATTCGGCTCCGCCCGTCACGGGCGCGGAGGAGGCCGGGCAGCTGATCGCTCATACCGGCCGACCTGGTCCGGACCATGGGCCCACCGCGGGGCCGCCCTCCATGTCCGGTCACCTCTCCCCCGCTCGTACGACGGGGGCGGGCGGATCCCGCCGCCCGGGAGGGGCGGCGGCCCGCCCCGGCCGCCTCTAGAGCAGGCCGACCTGGGTGATGAGCATGGCGAGGACGACCACGAGCGTCCAGCCGAGGATGTGCTCGAGGATGTTGTTCTCGTCGTCCGGACCGCCGGTACGCGTCGTCGGCAGGGTGCGGTCGGCGGTGGCTGCGGTCGAAGTCATGGCGCGTCTCGTTCGGTCGTCCGGCAGGTGGCTCCCCCCACTGCCCCACCACAGTGCCAGCGGCACCGGCCGCCGGGGTAGAGAGATTGGTCACTGCCCCGGGAGCGCTGGCGCGCGTCAGTGGATGCCGACGGCCGCGAGCGCCGCGCGCTGCGTGGGTGTGGGGTGGGCCGGCCAGTACAGGTAGCAGACGCCTCCTGTGCCGGAGACCACTCTCCCGCTCGCGTTGTAGCGCTTGGTGCGGAGCCAGATCTTCTCCCACTCCGCGCGCCGGTAGACACGGCGCACGGCCTCGTTGCTCGGTGAGGCCGGGTCGTTCGCGATGACGTCGCCGTCGGCGGTGAAGCCGATCACCGTCATCAGGTGTCCCGCGGTGCCGTAGCCCGCTCCGGTCAGCTCCTCCTCGAGGAACGACTGGGACGTGATGGCCGGGATGCCCGCGGCGATCAGCGTCTCCAGGTCGGTCAGCGAGGAGAGCCGGGTGACGACGGCGCTCATGTCGCGGTAGGTGGCGGCGTAGGCCGCGTTGAAGGGCCAGTTGCCGCAGCCCTCGTACTGATGGTCGTACGTGTACCGGGCGGCGTGGCAGACCTGCGGATCGTCGAAGGCGGGGTTCACCCACGCCAGATCGGCGGCGGAGGGCTCACGGCCCCAGCACTCGATGATCATCTGTGACGAGGTGGGGCTGCACCAGGCCTCCCCGCCGTTGTCGTACTCCGGGTACTGGCCCACGTGCGTGTTCTGGGAGTACCGCGGCACGATCAGCTCGCGGGCGAGGCCGGGCTCGGACGCGGGGACGCCGAAGCGGTCCGGGATGTCGGAGGCCATCGCCCCCAGCCGCCACACGGTGGGGGTGAGCCCGCTCCGCGGCCGCCGGTAGAGGGTGAGCCGCAGCCGGTACGTGTCGAGACGCAGCCCGCTCGCCGCGTCGTCCACGGAGAAGGTGTCGGTCCAGATGCTCGCCCTGCCGTCGCCCTGGTCGTCCACCGACGTGCGGCGGATGTCCGTGTCGCCCGCCGCCCAGCGCCCCATCACGAACCACGGGCTCGCGGTGCCGTCCGAGTACCGACCGCTCAGCTCCACCTGGAGCCAGGTGCCCGCGGGGGTGTCGGCGTTCCACGAGGCGATGACCTCGGTGGCGGGCACGCGCGAGCGGTGCACCGGCGAGGTCCAGGTGGCGTACTCCCAGCGCGCGGTCGTGCCGGTGTGCGGGTCCGTGTGGTCCGTCGTACCCGCGGGCTCGGCGATCACCACACCGGGGCGGCGGCCGGCGACGGCCTTCGTGCCGGCCCGGTCGCCGCACCGCCAGTCCGTGTAGGTGGACCAGAAGCGGTTGTCCACCATCGTCCCCGATTGCCGACGCCGGGCCGGCGGGGCCGCGGCCTCGGCGGCGGCCGCCGGTCCGGCGGAGGCGGACAGGGTGCCCGCGGTGGCGGCTGCGGCGAGCACGGCGCCCAGGACGTTTCTGCGCGAAGTCGGTCTGGCCATGGGACCCCCAAGTCGGGTGCGCGACAGTGGGGCCACTATCGCGGGTCCCGCCGCGCTTCTGCCAGAGACGCGCAGCGCGCCGCGACGCCAATATTGGTCTGGTCCACTGGCATGACCTGCGGTGCCGCACCCGGGCGCCCCGCGTCGCCGCCCGGTGGTCTCTTAGGCTGGGCCCATGGACGACCTCGACCGGCAGGCGGCCCGTCTGCGGACGCTGCCACCCTCCTGCGGTCCCGTGCGCCTGGTCGCCGTGGACGGTCACGCGGGTTCGGGCAAGAGCACCTTCGCCGGCCGGCTCGCCCGCGCACTCGGCGACGAACCGCCCGTACTGCACCTCGACGATCTGGCCAGCCATGCGGAGCTGTTCGGCTGGACGGGGCGGTTGCTGAGCCAGGTGATCGAGCCGCTGTCCCAGGGCCGGGACGCGGCGTACCACCCGTACGACTGGAATCTGCGCCGTTTTCTCACCCCCCGCGCATTCCCTGCCGCACCGGTCGTCGTGATCGAGGGGGTCGGGGCCGGACGACGGGCGCTGCGGCCGTACCTCGCGGCGCTGCTGTGGATGGAGCGGGACGCCGAGGAGTCCTGGGCGCGCGGCCGGGCACGGGACGGCGCCGGTCTCTCCGGCTTCTGGGACGGC
This genomic interval carries:
- a CDS encoding polyprenol monophosphomannose synthase; its protein translation is MNDGGAVPHGGPQGRRYGPLGRTLVIVPTYNEAENISAIVSRVRTAVPDADVLVADDNSPDGTGKIADELTAQDEQVHVLHRKGKEGLGAAYLAGFRWGIEHGYGVLVEMDADGSHQPEELPRLLTALKGADLVLGSRWVPGGRVVNWPKHREFLSRGGSTYSRLLLGVPLRDITGGFRAFRAETLEGLGLGDVASQGYCFQVDLARRAVAAGFHVVEVPITFVEREHGDSKMSRDIVVEALWRVTAWGVGERAGRVLGRRSPGPRPPRSS
- a CDS encoding peptidase C39 family protein, whose amino-acid sequence is MARPTSRRNVLGAVLAAAATAGTLSASAGPAAAAEAAAPPARRRQSGTMVDNRFWSTYTDWRCGDRAGTKAVAGRRPGVVIAEPAGTTDHTDPHTGTTARWEYATWTSPVHRSRVPATEVIASWNADTPAGTWLQVELSGRYSDGTASPWFVMGRWAAGDTDIRRTSVDDQGDGRASIWTDTFSVDDAASGLRLDTYRLRLTLYRRPRSGLTPTVWRLGAMASDIPDRFGVPASEPGLARELIVPRYSQNTHVGQYPEYDNGGEAWCSPTSSQMIIECWGREPSAADLAWVNPAFDDPQVCHAARYTYDHQYEGCGNWPFNAAYAATYRDMSAVVTRLSSLTDLETLIAAGIPAITSQSFLEEELTGAGYGTAGHLMTVIGFTADGDVIANDPASPSNEAVRRVYRRAEWEKIWLRTKRYNASGRVVSGTGGVCYLYWPAHPTPTQRAALAAVGIH
- a CDS encoding glycerophosphodiester phosphodiesterase family protein gives rise to the protein MTRIRHPYLDHPATLAFAHRGGAADGIENTAAAFRRAAAAGYRYFETDVHTTADGRLVAFHDTTLDRVTDARGRIAALPWSEVRKARVAGREPVALFEELLEEFPEARWNVDLKAESALAPLVELIRRADAWDRVCVGSFSEGRVARAMRLAGPRLATSYGVRGVLGLRLGSYGIPAAVRGGAVCAQVPEAQGGIRVVDQRFVRAAHARGLQVHVWTVNDAERMAALLDLGVDGIMTDHLETLRTVLTARGVWS
- a CDS encoding amidohydrolase, with translation MTESTAPQSEHRTVLLRGGEVHSPADPFATAMVVEKGHIAWVGSEGAADAFATGVDEVIDLEGALVAPAFTDAHVHTTSTGLALTGLDLSGARSLADALRLVREHSAAHPGGQVLLGHGWDATRWPEQRPPSRAELDEAAGGRPLYLPRVDVHSAVVTTALLDLVPGVRGLAGFHPDAPLTAAAHHAVRAAAHAAVTPAQRREAQRAALARAASLGIGSVHECAGPEISDEDDFTSLLALARAEPGPRVVGYWAEQVTGEKGAERIRELGAAGAAGDLFVDGSLGSHTACLHRPYADSPTTTGSAHLDAAAVAAHVAACTEAGLQAGFHAIGDAALSAVVDGVRTAADRLGIARVRAARHRVEHAEMLTPETIAAFAEFGLTASVQPAFDAAWGGEDGMYAQRLGAERARTLNPYAALLRAGVPLAFGSDSPVTPLDPWGTVRAAAFHRTPEHRVSVRAAFTAHTRGGWRAVGRDDAGVLVPGAPADYAVWRTGELVVQAPDDRVARWSTDPRSGTPGLPDLGPGAELPVCLRTVVGGRTVFEGPNG
- a CDS encoding acyl-CoA dehydrogenase family protein, whose amino-acid sequence is MPDRAPQPVDRQLPTEEARDLITLVRDIVQREIAPRAAEEEDAGHFPREVFSLLSGSGLLGLPYDSEFGGGDQPYEVYLQVLEELAAARLTVGLGVSVHSLACHALAGYGTKEQQSEHLPAMLGGGLLGAYCLSEPASGSDAASLRTKAVRDGDDWVITGTKAWITHGGVADFYTVLARTGAEGPRGITAFLVPGDAQGLNAAVPEKKMGMKGSPTAQLHFDGVRVPDSRRLGEEGQGFAIALSALDSGRLGIAACAIGVAQAALDQSLEYATGRKQFGRPIADFQGLRFMLADMATRIEAGRALYLSAARLRDAGRPFSQQAAMAKLFCTDAAMSVTTDAVQVLGGYGYTQDFPVERFMREAKVLQIVEGTNQIQRMVIARHLAGPETR
- a CDS encoding RNA polymerase-binding protein RbpA — protein: MSERALRGTRLVVTSYETDRGIDLAPRQAVEYACQNGHRFEMPFSVEAEIPPEWECKACGAQALLVDGDGPEEKKGKPARTHWDMLMERRTREELEEVLAERLAVLRSGAMNIAVHPRDSRKSA
- the fxsA gene encoding FxsA family membrane protein — protein: MTTGATPPPARRRSRARTFVPLAVAAWLVLEIWLLTVVADAASGFAVLALLVGAGVLGAVVIKRAGRRAFANLTRTLQQQTGQGPAPSAAPARGEGNGLLMLGGLLLMLPGVISDAAGLLLLLPPVRTRLGRLAERSLERRMNTAMPDGGLGNAFQQARMHRPDGKVVPGEVIRDTGTDRRDDTGPRPPLTP
- a CDS encoding Lrp/AsnC family transcriptional regulator, with the protein product MEELDRQIVDLLVKDGRMSYTDLGKATGLSTSAVHQRVRRLEQRGVVRGYAAVVDPEAVGLPLTAFISVKPFDPSAPDDIADRLAGVPEIEACHSVAGDENYILKVRVATPLELEHLLTRIRSLAGVSTRTTVVLSTPYEARPPRI
- a CDS encoding SCO1431 family membrane protein, encoding MTSTAATADRTLPTTRTGGPDDENNILEHILGWTLVVVLAMLITQVGLL
- a CDS encoding MFS transporter — translated: MTADTADRTGDTGGDEGTAARRREQRGWYFYDFACSVYSTSVLTVFLGPYLTSVAKAAADAEGFVHPLGIPVRAGSVFPYAVSVSVVLAILVMPLAGATADRRGRKKPLLATAAYVGAAATVCMFFLDGDRYLLGAFLLIVANASLAVSMVLYNAYLPQIAAPDERDAVSSRGWAFGYTSGALVLVLNLVLYSGHESFGLSEGDAVRICLASAGLWWGAFTLIPLRRLRDRSIAPSGEGAVGSGWRQLLATLRDMRRHPLTLSFLLAYLVYNDGVQTVISQASVYGSEELDLDQTTLITAVLLVQVLAVAGALGMGRLARVHGAKRTILGSLAVWTLILAAGYFLPAGEPVWFYCLAAGIGLVLGGSQALSRSLFSHLVPRGKEAQYFSAYEMSDRGLSWLGPLVFGLAYQVTGSYRDAIISLVIFFVLGFVLLARVPVRHAVAAAGNPVPDRI
- a CDS encoding uridine kinase, whose product is MDDLDRQAARLRTLPPSCGPVRLVAVDGHAGSGKSTFAGRLARALGDEPPVLHLDDLASHAELFGWTGRLLSQVIEPLSQGRDAAYHPYDWNLRRFLTPRAFPAAPVVVIEGVGAGRRALRPYLAALLWMERDAEESWARGRARDGAGLSGFWDGWTAAETRHFSSDPSRPFADALIRECPQGYEWLPMPARTASPHQTVTNSDDLPPAY